A section of the Rossellomorea marisflavi genome encodes:
- the tyrS gene encoding tyrosine--tRNA ligase, translating to MELLKDLDWRGITYQQTDAEGLEKQLEKESISIYCGIDPTADSMHIGHLLPFLTLRRFQNAGHRPLVLVGGATGLIGDPSGKSEERKLQTVEAIQENVACIKVQLESIFDFQGENGAVMVNNYDWIGSMDVVTFLRDFGKNVGVNYMLAKDTISSRLESGISFTEFTYTILQAMDFNHLYDHYNCKLQIGGSDQWGNITTGLEMIRKTHDEETKAFGFTIPLVTKADGTKFGKTESGAIWLDPKKTSPYEFYQFWINTADADVVKYLKYFTFLSHEEIDALAQSVETEPHLRKAQKALGEEMTKMIHGEEALDQAIRISAALFSGDIKSLSAAEILEGFKDVPTVEASASEELGLVDLLVDAKISPSKRQAREDVGNGAIYINGERTTDFQHVMGAEDKIENKFTIIRRGKKKYFRIQYV from the coding sequence ATGGAATTATTGAAGGATTTGGACTGGAGGGGCATCACGTACCAGCAGACGGATGCCGAAGGACTGGAGAAACAATTGGAGAAGGAAAGCATTTCGATCTACTGCGGGATCGATCCGACGGCAGACAGCATGCATATCGGTCATCTTCTGCCGTTCCTGACGCTGCGCCGCTTCCAGAATGCTGGGCATCGCCCCCTTGTGCTTGTCGGTGGAGCCACGGGTCTCATCGGGGATCCGAGCGGAAAAAGCGAAGAACGCAAGCTTCAGACCGTTGAAGCAATTCAGGAAAATGTTGCATGCATCAAGGTGCAGCTTGAAAGCATCTTCGACTTCCAAGGTGAAAATGGAGCCGTGATGGTGAATAACTATGATTGGATCGGATCCATGGATGTGGTGACCTTCCTTCGAGACTTCGGAAAGAATGTCGGTGTCAACTACATGCTTGCCAAAGACACGATCTCATCCCGTCTTGAGTCCGGGATTTCATTCACGGAATTCACCTACACGATTCTTCAGGCGATGGACTTCAATCACCTGTATGATCACTACAACTGCAAGCTTCAAATCGGAGGAAGCGACCAGTGGGGGAATATCACAACCGGTCTTGAAATGATCCGCAAAACGCATGATGAGGAAACGAAGGCATTCGGATTCACCATCCCCCTTGTTACAAAAGCGGACGGAACGAAATTCGGGAAAACCGAAAGCGGTGCGATCTGGCTCGATCCGAAAAAGACATCACCGTACGAGTTCTACCAGTTCTGGATCAACACGGCGGATGCCGATGTGGTGAAATACCTGAAGTACTTCACCTTCCTCTCTCATGAGGAGATTGATGCGCTTGCTCAATCCGTTGAAACAGAGCCTCATCTGCGTAAAGCTCAAAAAGCCCTCGGTGAAGAAATGACCAAGATGATTCACGGTGAAGAGGCCCTGGACCAGGCGATCCGGATCTCAGCGGCATTGTTCAGCGGCGACATCAAATCCCTATCTGCGGCTGAAATCCTTGAAGGCTTCAAGGACGTCCCGACGGTGGAAGCGTCAGCTTCTGAGGAGCTCGGTCTTGTCGACCTCCTCGTCGATGCGAAGATCTCCCCATCGAAACGCCAAGCGCGTGAAGATGTCGGCAATGGTGCGATCTACATCAACGGTGAACGCACGACGGATTTTCAGCACGTCATGGGGGCAGAGGATAAAATCGAAAACAAATTCACCATCATCCGGAGAGGGAAGAAGAAATACTTCCGTATCCAGTATGTGTGA
- a CDS encoding transglycosylase domain-containing protein, which yields MNEKWKLFLDKIDPVLRPFRSPRFQKRTRITYGVLWNLLLIIMVTAVLGFAFAGGVGAGYFASLVKDEPLRPYEEMKDDIYNYEETSQLYFADEVYLGKLRTDLEREEVKLKDVSVDLQHAVIATEDEYFEEHDGVVPKAIVRAVMQEFTNSSTQSGGSTLTQQLIKNQILTNEVSFERKAKEILLAMRLERFFDKKEILEAYLNMATLGRNSSGQNIAGVETAAEGIFGVKAKDLSLPQAAFIAGLPQAPFTYTPYTNRGELKEDLEAGLKRKNTVLFRMHREGYITKKQYDEAVAYDLKKDFIKKKKTPQEKYPWLMAELESRSIDILTEVLAEKDGYSKEDLENSDKLTKEYKIQADRKIRSGGYKIHSTINKKIYDQMQKTKDEYNMYGVTKTKTVTNEETGKEETVEEPVQVGAIMIENKSGRIISFVGGRDFKLEQTNHATQSLRSNGSTMKPLLSYAPALEYGTISPGTPIPDVEFSAASGSGAAWSPKNYSFNEKGLYPARYALAESLNISAARNYINIYDRDPFNQFLMKMGFDSLTKRDNNLALTLGAASQGVTVEENVNAYTTFANGGKFIDAYMIEKIEDSNGETVYEHKSKPVDVFSPQTAYLTLDMMRDTLDYSLGTGRYAKQFLNFSSDWAGKSGTSQDYHDSWFVASNPSITFGTWFGYDQPSPLKTPDSDAIYGHYGQRTIRLWAHLLNDTRDLDPKLIDPDESFKEPDGIVKRSYCSISGMLPSEACSKAGLVKTDLFNAKYVPTKTDDSLVMSKYVVAGGKKYMALPETPDEFADQGVILNPDFVKRIFGKVPGDASKLIPDGDARFKNVLVAENKLSDDGQAPGGVKASAGGSSVSWTSSGSSDVVGYRVYSSSGKKVASVKSGGSQSAGVGNGSYYVVAVDVAGKESKPSNTVQIGSSKPKAKPTNAKPEEKKPDKPDEPKKPEESETDDGQSDDSPDPPAEEKPDPPAEPDKPADE from the coding sequence ATGAACGAAAAATGGAAATTATTTCTCGATAAAATAGATCCTGTACTGAGACCATTCAGGAGTCCGAGATTTCAAAAACGGACCCGGATTACATATGGCGTGCTGTGGAACCTGCTACTGATCATCATGGTCACAGCCGTCCTCGGCTTTGCCTTCGCCGGGGGAGTCGGGGCCGGCTACTTTGCCTCCCTGGTCAAAGACGAGCCTCTGCGCCCCTATGAAGAAATGAAAGATGATATCTATAACTATGAAGAAACCTCCCAGCTCTACTTTGCCGATGAGGTATATCTCGGAAAGCTCCGTACCGACCTCGAGCGGGAAGAAGTGAAGCTGAAGGATGTATCGGTGGATCTGCAGCATGCGGTCATCGCAACGGAGGATGAGTACTTTGAAGAGCATGACGGAGTAGTACCGAAAGCGATCGTGCGGGCCGTGATGCAGGAATTCACCAATTCCTCCACTCAATCAGGCGGAAGCACACTCACCCAGCAGCTCATCAAAAACCAGATCCTTACGAATGAAGTATCCTTCGAACGGAAGGCAAAAGAAATCCTCCTTGCCATGAGACTGGAGCGGTTCTTCGACAAAAAAGAGATCCTCGAGGCCTACCTCAATATGGCCACTCTTGGCCGGAATTCATCCGGTCAGAATATTGCCGGCGTCGAGACTGCCGCCGAGGGGATCTTCGGTGTGAAAGCAAAAGATCTTTCCCTTCCGCAAGCCGCCTTCATCGCAGGGCTCCCACAAGCGCCTTTCACCTACACGCCCTATACCAATCGGGGTGAGCTGAAGGAAGACCTGGAAGCTGGATTGAAGCGGAAAAACACCGTTCTGTTCCGGATGCATCGCGAAGGATACATTACGAAGAAACAATATGATGAAGCGGTCGCTTATGATCTAAAGAAAGATTTCATCAAGAAAAAGAAAACGCCTCAGGAAAAGTATCCTTGGCTCATGGCTGAACTTGAAAGCCGCTCCATCGATATCCTGACGGAGGTCCTTGCCGAAAAGGACGGCTATTCGAAAGAAGACTTGGAAAATAGCGATAAGCTGACGAAGGAATACAAAATCCAGGCTGACCGTAAGATCCGCTCCGGTGGATACAAGATCCATTCGACGATCAACAAAAAGATATACGATCAGATGCAAAAAACGAAAGACGAATACAATATGTACGGGGTCACCAAAACGAAAACCGTGACCAATGAAGAGACAGGAAAAGAAGAAACCGTGGAAGAACCCGTCCAAGTCGGCGCCATCATGATCGAGAATAAGAGCGGACGGATCATCAGTTTCGTGGGCGGTAGGGACTTCAAGCTTGAGCAGACCAACCATGCCACCCAATCCCTTCGTTCCAACGGTTCGACGATGAAACCTCTCCTCTCTTACGCACCGGCCCTTGAATATGGGACGATTTCGCCAGGAACACCGATTCCTGATGTGGAATTCTCCGCGGCAAGCGGGAGCGGAGCAGCCTGGTCACCGAAGAATTACTCCTTCAATGAGAAGGGGCTGTACCCGGCACGCTACGCCCTTGCCGAATCCTTGAATATCTCGGCTGCACGGAATTACATCAATATTTATGACCGAGATCCGTTCAATCAATTCCTGATGAAAATGGGCTTCGACTCCCTAACCAAGCGGGATAACAACCTTGCCCTTACCTTGGGTGCTGCTTCCCAGGGAGTGACGGTGGAAGAAAACGTGAATGCCTATACCACCTTCGCAAACGGCGGAAAGTTTATTGATGCTTATATGATCGAGAAAATCGAGGATTCCAATGGTGAAACGGTTTATGAGCATAAATCGAAGCCGGTCGACGTCTTCAGCCCTCAGACCGCCTATCTGACCTTGGATATGATGAGGGATACATTGGATTACAGCCTTGGGACAGGACGATATGCCAAGCAGTTCCTGAATTTCTCCTCCGACTGGGCAGGAAAATCGGGCACAAGTCAGGATTACCATGATTCATGGTTCGTTGCATCCAATCCGAGCATCACATTCGGCACCTGGTTTGGATATGATCAGCCTTCTCCACTGAAGACACCTGATTCCGATGCCATCTATGGCCATTATGGACAACGTACGATCCGCCTCTGGGCCCATCTGCTGAATGACACGCGGGACCTTGATCCGAAGCTGATCGATCCCGACGAATCGTTCAAGGAACCGGACGGGATCGTAAAACGTTCGTACTGTTCAATCTCGGGCATGCTTCCTTCAGAAGCCTGTAGCAAAGCAGGCCTTGTGAAGACCGATCTGTTCAATGCCAAATACGTGCCGACCAAGACCGACGACAGCCTCGTCATGAGCAAGTACGTCGTCGCAGGTGGCAAGAAGTATATGGCCTTACCGGAAACTCCGGACGAGTTCGCCGATCAGGGGGTCATCCTGAATCCGGACTTTGTCAAGAGGATCTTCGGCAAGGTACCGGGGGATGCCAGCAAGCTCATCCCAGACGGAGACGCCCGCTTCAAGAACGTCCTCGTCGCCGAGAATAAACTGTCGGATGATGGACAGGCCCCTGGAGGAGTGAAAGCCTCCGCAGGCGGCAGCTCCGTTTCCTGGACATCGTCCGGAAGCAGTGATGTGGTCGGCTACCGGGTTTACAGTTCTTCAGGTAAGAAGGTGGCAAGCGTCAAGTCCGGTGGCAGTCAATCAGCAGGCGTAGGGAATGGTTCTTACTATGTCGTGGCCGTCGATGTGGCCGGAAAAGAATCCAAGCCATCCAACACGGTCCAGATCGGCAGTTCGAAGCCGAAGGCAAAACCGACGAACGCTAAACCGGAAGAGAAAAAGCCGGACAAACCGGATGAACCGAAAAAGCCGGAAGAGTCAGAGACGGATGATGGTCAATCAGATGACTCCCCTGATCCGCCGGCTGAAGAAAAACCAGATCCCCCTGCCGAACCCGATAAGCCGGCAGACGAATAA
- the acsA gene encoding acetate--CoA ligase produces the protein MKVEALPVTKGDYNLADYDQAYESFDWKEVEKEFSWSETGRVNLAHEAIDRHADTHRKNKVALYYRDPERNEKYTFADMKKLSNQAANVLKNFGDVEKGDRVFIFMPRSPELYFSILGAIKLGAIVGPLFEAFMEGAVRDRLEDSGAKVLVTTPELLERVPVDELPELKHVFLIGDGVKEDDVHIDFMAKFKDASKKLSVEWVDREDGLILHYTSGSTGKPKGVLHVHNAMLQHYQTSKWVLDLQEEDVYWCTADPGWVTGTSYGIFGPWLAGASNVIVGGRFKPEHWYKTIEDYGVTVWYSAPTAFRMLMGAGDEIVKQFDLGSLRHILSVGEPLNPEVVRWGMKVFNLRIHDTWWMTETGGQLICNYPSIEVKPGSMGKPFPGVKAAIVDDQGNELPPNRMGNLAIKKGWPSMMRQIWNNPQKYDSYFMPGDWYVSGDSAYMDEEGYFWFQGRVDDVIMTSGERVGPFEVESKLVEHPAVAEAGVIGKPDPVRGEIIKAFIALRDGYEISDELKEEIRTFVKKGLAAHAAPREIEFRDKLPKTRSGKIMRRVLKAWELDLPTGDLSTMED, from the coding sequence ATGAAAGTGGAAGCGCTACCAGTAACGAAGGGGGATTATAATCTCGCAGATTATGATCAAGCATATGAATCATTTGATTGGAAAGAGGTAGAGAAGGAATTTTCATGGTCAGAAACCGGCCGGGTCAATTTGGCTCATGAAGCCATCGACCGTCATGCGGATACCCACCGTAAAAATAAGGTGGCCCTGTACTACCGGGATCCTGAGCGGAATGAAAAATATACGTTTGCCGATATGAAAAAGCTGTCCAACCAGGCAGCGAATGTACTGAAGAACTTCGGGGATGTAGAAAAAGGGGACCGGGTGTTCATCTTCATGCCACGGTCACCTGAATTATATTTCAGCATCCTGGGTGCCATCAAGCTCGGTGCCATTGTCGGTCCCTTATTCGAAGCCTTCATGGAAGGGGCGGTCAGGGATCGTCTCGAGGACAGCGGAGCCAAGGTGCTCGTCACCACCCCGGAACTCCTTGAGCGGGTACCGGTGGATGAGCTTCCTGAACTGAAGCACGTATTCCTCATAGGGGATGGGGTGAAGGAAGATGATGTGCACATCGACTTCATGGCGAAGTTCAAGGACGCCTCCAAGAAACTCTCCGTCGAGTGGGTGGACAGGGAGGATGGATTGATCCTTCACTATACATCAGGTTCAACGGGGAAACCGAAAGGCGTGCTTCATGTCCATAATGCCATGCTCCAGCACTATCAAACTTCGAAATGGGTCCTCGACCTTCAGGAGGAAGATGTGTACTGGTGCACGGCTGATCCAGGCTGGGTGACAGGGACATCGTACGGAATCTTCGGTCCGTGGCTCGCCGGTGCCTCGAATGTCATCGTCGGTGGCCGCTTCAAACCCGAGCACTGGTACAAAACGATTGAAGACTACGGTGTCACTGTATGGTACAGCGCCCCGACTGCATTCCGCATGCTCATGGGGGCGGGGGATGAGATCGTGAAGCAATTCGACCTTGGTTCCCTCCGTCACATCCTGAGCGTCGGGGAACCCCTCAATCCGGAAGTGGTCCGATGGGGGATGAAGGTGTTCAACCTACGCATCCATGATACGTGGTGGATGACGGAAACGGGTGGTCAGCTCATCTGCAACTACCCGAGCATCGAAGTCAAGCCGGGTTCCATGGGCAAGCCGTTCCCTGGTGTGAAAGCGGCGATCGTCGATGATCAGGGGAACGAACTGCCTCCGAACCGGATGGGGAATCTGGCCATCAAAAAAGGCTGGCCGTCCATGATGCGTCAGATCTGGAATAACCCGCAGAAATATGATTCCTACTTCATGCCGGGTGACTGGTACGTATCGGGAGACTCCGCCTACATGGATGAAGAAGGATACTTCTGGTTCCAGGGCCGTGTCGATGATGTGATCATGACGTCGGGTGAGCGCGTCGGTCCGTTCGAAGTGGAGAGCAAACTCGTAGAGCATCCGGCAGTGGCGGAAGCCGGGGTGATCGGCAAGCCCGATCCGGTCCGCGGGGAAATCATCAAGGCGTTCATCGCCCTCCGCGACGGGTATGAGATCAGTGATGAGCTGAAGGAAGAAATCCGCACCTTCGTCAAAAAGGGACTCGCAGCCCACGCAGCACCCCGTGAAATCGAGTTCCGGGATAAGCTTCCGAAGACCAGGAGCGGTAAGATCATGAGGCGCGTCCTGAAAGCATGGGAGCTTGATCTCCCGACCGGTGACCTCAGTACGATGGAAGATTGA
- a CDS encoding GNAT family N-acetyltransferase: MEFKMTYNATELKTTKGRIVVEGPISSEELAKLDFHEDLTAFRPAPQQHKALIEIAQLPEGRIIIARDENQVVGYVTYLYPDPLERWSQGKMKNLIELGAIEVIPKFRGASVGKTLLNVSMMDDHMEDFIIITTEYYWHWDLKGTGLNVWEYRKVMEKMMNAGGLEYFATDDPEISSHPANCLMARIGERVDPDSIQQFDQLRFMNRFMY; encoded by the coding sequence ATGGAATTTAAAATGACCTATAATGCAACAGAACTTAAGACAACCAAAGGCAGGATCGTCGTCGAGGGACCCATCTCGTCCGAAGAGCTGGCCAAACTCGATTTCCATGAAGACCTGACCGCATTCAGGCCTGCTCCCCAGCAGCATAAAGCCTTGATTGAAATCGCCCAGCTCCCGGAAGGAAGGATCATCATCGCACGGGATGAGAATCAGGTGGTGGGCTATGTTACATATCTCTACCCTGACCCCCTCGAGCGCTGGTCACAGGGGAAAATGAAAAATCTCATCGAGCTTGGTGCCATTGAAGTGATCCCGAAGTTCCGGGGGGCTTCGGTCGGCAAAACCCTTCTGAACGTATCCATGATGGATGACCATATGGAGGATTTCATCATCATCACAACTGAATATTATTGGCATTGGGATCTGAAGGGGACGGGTCTCAATGTGTGGGAATACCGGAAAGTGATGGAGAAGATGATGAACGCCGGAGGATTGGAATACTTCGCGACGGATGATCCGGAGATCAGCTCCCATCCTGCGAACTGCCTCATGGCGCGTATCGGGGAGCGCGTGGACCCCGACTCCATCCAACAGTTCGATCAGCTCCGATTCATGAATCGTTTTATGTACTAG
- a CDS encoding acetoin utilization AcuB family protein, translated as MIIEEIMKSNVETLRPDDSIETAIRLMREKKIKHIPIVDDEMKILGIISDRDVKDAAPSILNEQSADFTLKNPVRQIMQKQVITGHPLDFVEEVAALFYEHRISCLPILKADKLVGIITETDLLYTLTQLTGANQPGSQIEVKVPHRAGILYEVAGIIRKHNANILSVLVYPDKQDEKQKVLVFRVQTMNPTRVIEEIKSEGYSVLWPNMPGMPS; from the coding sequence ATGATCATTGAAGAGATCATGAAATCAAACGTAGAAACGCTCAGACCGGATGACTCAATCGAAACCGCCATCAGACTCATGAGGGAGAAGAAAATCAAGCATATCCCGATTGTGGATGATGAAATGAAGATACTGGGGATCATCAGTGACAGGGACGTCAAAGACGCGGCACCGTCGATCCTCAATGAACAATCTGCTGATTTCACGTTGAAAAACCCTGTCAGGCAGATCATGCAGAAGCAGGTCATCACCGGGCATCCCTTGGACTTCGTCGAGGAAGTGGCCGCGCTCTTTTATGAACATCGTATCAGCTGCCTGCCGATCCTGAAGGCCGATAAGCTGGTGGGGATCATCACGGAAACCGATCTGCTGTATACCCTCACTCAGTTGACCGGTGCCAATCAGCCGGGATCCCAGATCGAAGTAAAGGTACCTCACAGGGCAGGCATCCTTTACGAAGTGGCCGGGATCATCCGCAAGCATAATGCGAACATCCTGAGTGTCCTTGTGTATCCCGATAAACAGGATGAAAAGCAGAAGGTCCTTGTCTTCCGCGTCCAGACGATGAATCCCACCCGCGTCATCGAGGAGATCAAATCGGAAGGATATAGCGTGTTATGGCCGAACATGCCGGGAATGCCGTCATGA
- a CDS encoding acetoin utilization protein AcuC — protein MAEHAGNAVMKDSVFIYSDDLLGYRFSDNHPFNQMRLTLTLDLLRESGAIEEDEIVKPRAATEEELQLNHDAAYIQAIKKAGKGELPPEQAESYGIGTEDTPIFPGMHEASSFLVGGALEAVDQVMSGKAKHALHLGGGLHHGFKGKASGFCIYNDSSVAIRYLQEKYKARVLYVDTDAHHGDGVQWSFYDDPDVCTLSLHETGRYLFPGTGNVNERGHGKGYGYSFNIPLDAFTEDESFLYAYESSIREVAEFFKPDVILTQNGADAHYYDPLTHLSTTMKTYREIPRIAHELANTYCEGRWIAVGGGGYDIWRVVPRAWSFIWLEMTGRTVGGTLPSAWYDRWKTKSGITLPRDWMDPPGIYTPIPRKAEITEKNKQNVDKALYPIRQQLGKGAGHETG, from the coding sequence ATGGCCGAACATGCCGGGAATGCCGTCATGAAGGATTCCGTCTTCATTTACTCCGATGACCTCCTCGGCTACCGCTTCTCCGATAACCATCCATTCAACCAGATGCGCTTGACCCTCACCCTGGATCTACTCAGGGAATCCGGCGCGATCGAAGAGGATGAAATCGTTAAGCCACGGGCAGCCACAGAGGAAGAGCTCCAATTGAACCATGATGCGGCTTATATTCAAGCCATCAAGAAAGCTGGAAAAGGGGAGCTTCCCCCAGAGCAGGCAGAGAGCTACGGAATCGGCACCGAGGATACGCCGATCTTCCCGGGCATGCACGAGGCCAGCTCCTTCCTGGTGGGCGGTGCCCTGGAAGCGGTCGATCAGGTGATGAGCGGCAAGGCCAAGCACGCCCTCCACCTTGGCGGAGGCCTTCACCACGGGTTCAAGGGAAAGGCTTCGGGCTTCTGCATTTACAATGACAGCTCCGTCGCCATACGATACCTTCAGGAAAAGTACAAAGCAAGGGTCCTCTATGTGGATACAGATGCCCACCATGGAGACGGGGTTCAGTGGTCCTTTTATGATGATCCCGATGTCTGCACCCTTTCCCTGCATGAAACGGGACGCTACCTGTTCCCGGGGACCGGTAATGTGAATGAGCGGGGGCACGGGAAGGGCTATGGATATTCCTTCAACATCCCCCTGGATGCGTTCACCGAGGATGAGTCATTCCTGTATGCCTATGAATCCTCGATCCGGGAGGTGGCCGAGTTCTTCAAACCGGATGTGATACTGACCCAGAATGGAGCGGATGCCCATTATTATGATCCCCTCACCCATCTTTCCACCACCATGAAGACGTACCGTGAAATCCCCCGTATTGCACACGAACTTGCCAACACGTACTGTGAGGGCAGATGGATTGCTGTAGGCGGCGGGGGATACGACATATGGCGGGTGGTGCCCAGGGCCTGGTCGTTCATCTGGCTTGAAATGACGGGCAGGACCGTCGGAGGCACCCTTCCTTCCGCTTGGTATGATCGCTGGAAAACGAAATCCGGTATCACGCTGCCAAGGGACTGGATGGATCCGCCGGGAATTTACACACCCATTCCAAGGAAGGCAGAGATCACAGAGAAGAATAAGCAGAATGTGGATAAGGCCCTCTACCCGATCCGTCAGCAGCTCGGAAAAGGAGCGGGTCATGAAACTGGCTGA